GTAAATCATCAATAATATGGCAAATAGAAGTTATTTATACTCCCTTAATTACAACCAATGTAAACTAGAAAAAGCAATTAAAAAGACCATTTCTGGAGTGTCAGAAAGCGAGTATTATATTCCATTAGCTTATAAAATACTGATCAGTCAAGAAACTCAAATGTGCAATTCCATTATATGGGATAACAAACAAAAAATAGCCTTAACAGGTAATTTAGAAAAAGGAAAAAGTAAATTATTTGATTTTTTAGAAACACTAAAATCTAAAAGACTATTTGATGAAAAATTACTTAATGAAAAAATTGAAAACACTAGAGTTTCACTTTCTAAGACCGAAAAATATGGACTTTTAGAACCTGGGGAAATTTTTGATTTGGAAAATGAAAATATCTACGACCAAAATACAAGACTCTATAGTAATTTAAAAAATATAGATATTGAGATTAAATCGTTCTATAAAGCTGTTTTAGAAATTGAAGAAAAGCTGACCAGCCAAAAAAATTATTTAAAAGATCTAAAAGATAATAATGACTTTGTGGGTAGAATACTCGTTAAACTATTTTCAAAAAAGAAAGTACCTGTCAAAGACAATATCCGTAAGCTTGAAAATAACATCGCATATTACCAACAAGAAAAATGGAATTTATTAGGCATTGATCAATGGAAAGATCATTTATATTATAATTTTTAATAAGACCTACTTTATAATAAGGAAATTATCATTTTTTAATAGGAGGTAAAAGCTCTGATAATAATTCAATACATAGCGTATTTAATTACAGAAATGGTTATCACTTTAGAAGTGTAATAAAATTTGATCGTCTATGTAATGACGTTATTTACTTCTAAAATAAAGTAATAGAAATTATAAAAATATAACACGAATAGATGGCTCGGTTATAATTACAAGGCCATCTAATTCTTTAGGCACATAGTATGAAAAATAAACGGAAAGCAATATTTTATTAATTACACTACTAACAATAAATTTAGTTTTTTACATATGGACAAACAGCATAGAGAACGAAACTAAAAATTACGACAACTACGATTTTGAAATTGGTCGCTTTTTTCAACAGTCTAATACTAGACTGACTTATTCATTAGAAATAGCAACAAAAATTATATTCCGTTCAATCCGATTTACGGTGGTTTGCTGCTATAAACTTTTATGCTAACAACAGTAAAAAAAGCATTAGAATAGAACAGGTAAAAACTAAATATTCTGCCTTAAAATCGCAAAACGATGCTATATCTTTTAGAGAATCCTTTTATACTAACCTTACTAAACTAAGAGAAAAGTACTTTAAAAGTTATTCTTATAAAATACGTGAGTATAAATGGTTTGAACTTACACCTCTTTACGGATTGGTCTTATTATTTATGTTTAAACGTTAAATTTAAATTCCTTTATTAATTTAAAAAACGATGAATACTAAAATCCTATAAAATTTTGATCCAAAAATGCTTTGGATGTTTTCGTCTCCATTTCTCTCCAAACCAGTTTCCAATTACTAAATTTATATACTTCTTTAAAACAAAAACATTCTAATTTATACGAGCCCATTCATTAAAAAATATTATAATTTAGTAAAACAGTTTTATAATCGCAAAAAAGCATCAGACAAAGGATAATTTCATGTAATTCAAATACTTATTTGTGTATTACTTTGAAAACAGAAATTTAAACATGTATAAAAAAAATTAACAAATTAAATAAGGTGGAGAGACGCAAATTTATAAATCAATTAGGCTTAGGAGCAGCAGCTTCCTTAGTACCTACAACCCTATTATCATTTACACCATCAATCAAAAATAACACAACCAATAAAACTTTAAATTTTGGTATTGTTACTGATGTGCATAAAGATTTAATGCCAGATGCCAACCAACGTTTAGAAACATTTATTCATCAAGCACAAGAACGAAATGTAGATTTCATTATTCAGATGGGAGACTTCTGTATGGTTGAGTCTAAAAATAAAGACTTTTTAAAAATTTGGGAGCAGTTTAAAGGACCTAAATATCATATTTTGGGAAATCATGATATGGATAAAAACTCTAAAGAAGAGATCTTAGATTTCTGGGGAATGCCAAAAACCTATTATTCCTATGATTTCGGAAGCTATCATTTTGTTGTGTTAGATGCCAATTTCTTGTATGAAGACGGAAAATTTACAGATTACAAAAATGCTAATTTTTATGTGAATGATAGTGTTAGAACATATATTGACAATGAACAAATTGAATGGTTTACATCAGATTTAGAAGCTACCGATTTACCAACTATTGTGTTTTCTCATCAAAGTTTATGGCACTACCAATGGGGTGTAAAAAACCGACTAACACTTCAAAAAATAATGGAAAAACAAAAAGATAAAATAATTTGTTGTTTAAATGGCCATAATCATTTAGACTATCACCATCATCAAAACGGTATCGATTATGT
The nucleotide sequence above comes from Aureibaculum algae. Encoded proteins:
- a CDS encoding DUF7822 domain-containing protein, which translates into the protein MANRSYLYSLNYNQCKLEKAIKKTISGVSESEYYIPLAYKILISQETQMCNSIIWDNKQKIALTGNLEKGKSKLFDFLETLKSKRLFDEKLLNEKIENTRVSLSKTEKYGLLEPGEIFDLENENIYDQNTRLYSNLKNIDIEIKSFYKAVLEIEEKLTSQKNYLKDLKDNNDFVGRILVKLFSKKKVPVKDNIRKLENNIAYYQQEKWNLLGIDQWKDHLYYNF
- a CDS encoding metallophosphoesterase family protein; translation: MERRKFINQLGLGAAASLVPTTLLSFTPSIKNNTTNKTLNFGIVTDVHKDLMPDANQRLETFIHQAQERNVDFIIQMGDFCMVESKNKDFLKIWEQFKGPKYHILGNHDMDKNSKEEILDFWGMPKTYYSYDFGSYHFVVLDANFLYEDGKFTDYKNANFYVNDSVRTYIDNEQIEWFTSDLEATDLPTIVFSHQSLWHYQWGVKNRLTLQKIMEKQKDKIICCLNGHNHLDYHHHQNGIDYVEINSMSYQWMSDKYSSTDRFSEELYKKYGNLHHIAGYKDPLYAFASLNSKGTMQIEGVKSEWISPSPYKMGMPKGIDGMVYSAEISDYQLKF